The Clostridiales bacterium genome contains the following window.
GCCATAACTCTTTTCGGACATAACGGGCTTTATGATTATATCGTAAGGATTATTCATTGCCGTAAGCCTCCTCAATCTTCTTAACCGCGCTCTTTAGCATAACAATCTTATTATGGCGGACAACATCATACACATTGATAAAGTCAGAACAAATAGCGCTAACTTGAGGGATGTTTCTGGAAGCCCTGAAAACATCTTCGTTGACTTCGGGCAATACCAATAGCACGCTTTTGTCTAGTTTTAGGTTGGATAAAATATCCGCGACCTCTTTGGTCTTGGCGGAAATGAGTTTTAGGTCATCCAGCACCATAAATTGATCGTCCGAAACTTTTGCGCTCAAAGCCGACAAAAGCGCTAAAGTTTTGGCTTTTTTGTTGATTTTTTGCGAAAAATCTCTGGGTTTGGGAGCAAATACCACGCCGCCATGACGCCATTGGGGCGACCTGGTTGAGCCGTGGCGAGCTCTTCCCGTCTTTTTTTGTCTCCAAGGCTTTCTGCCGCCGCCGCTTACTTCGGCGCGGGTTAGAGCGCTTTTTGTGCCTTGTCTGCGGTTTGCCAATTGAGCGACTACGACTTGATGGATTAAGGGTTTGTTGACTTCTTGCCCAAAAACCTTATCGCTCAAGGTCATAGTGCCGACTTTTTCTCCGCTTTGGTTATATACGTTAATTTTAGGCATATCTCAATTCTCCTTATTTTGCGCACTTAACAGCTTGGCGAACGGCAATCAGCCCGCCCTTGGGGCCGGGGACGGAACCTTTTATCAGCAAAATGTTTCTTTCGGGGTCAACCTTGACCACCTCAAGATTTTGTATGGTTACCTTTTCGTGTCCGTATTGCCCGGGCATTGACTTGTTTTTGAAAATCCTGCCTGGCGTGCTGCCCGCGCCCGTAGAGCCCATGGACCTGTGCACAGGGCCTGCGCCGTGCGACATTCTAAGACGGCTGGCGTTCCAACGCTGTATTGTGCCCGTAAAGCCTCTTCCTCTGGTCAATCCGCTTACATCCACCATATCGCCTGATTGGAAGATGTCGCATTTTATTTGATCGCCCGCTTTATAGCTGGACGCGTTAGACAATTTGAATTCTTTTAGATATTTTTTGGGCGTAATGCCCGCCTTTTTGAAATGCC
Protein-coding sequences here:
- the rplD gene encoding 50S ribosomal protein L4, whose protein sequence is MPKINVYNQSGEKVGTMTLSDKVFGQEVNKPLIHQVVVAQLANRRQGTKSALTRAEVSGGGRKPWRQKKTGRARHGSTRSPQWRHGGVVFAPKPRDFSQKINKKAKTLALLSALSAKVSDDQFMVLDDLKLISAKTKEVADILSNLKLDKSVLLVLPEVNEDVFRASRNIPQVSAICSDFINVYDVVRHNKIVMLKSAVKKIEEAYGNE
- the rplC gene encoding 50S ribosomal protein L3 yields the protein MNKAILGIKLGMTQIFADDGTVIPVTVIAAGPCYVSQVKTEEKDGYSAVQFAFIDAKEKNTTKPVLGHFKKAGITPKKYLKEFKLSNASSYKAGDQIKCDIFQSGDMVDVSGLTRGRGFTGTIQRWNASRLRMSHGAGPVHRSMGSTGAGSTPGRIFKNKSMPGQYGHEKVTIQNLEVVKVDPERNILLIKGSVPGPKGGLIAVRQAVKCAK